The Trichomycterus rosablanca isolate fTriRos1 chromosome 22, fTriRos1.hap1, whole genome shotgun sequence genome has a window encoding:
- the foxj1a gene encoding forkhead box protein J1-A — protein sequence MWSMSCAESCSEGSLGLEEEVITVAMQAEELHESTATCTSAGFDNLDDSLTSLQWLQEFSILNASEKQQVSSSQLQSIFFGDQLGTEAPASPLAGDPASIGMPLTPGKPTAAAVCRMPPLSPLPTFVAHGHCPDEVDYKTNPHIKPPYSYAMLICMAMQASKRSKITLSSIYKWITDNFCYFRHADPTWQNSIRHNLSLNKCFIKVPRQKDEPGKGGFWKIDPQYAERLLTGAYKKRKMPPVQINPALQNRIKAGSQTAVTVPTSIPDIFNINPESQQLLNEFEEITGIDQNWDPRLAEVTMFDFWGSEKRQKRKKSFGHHSEVLRRSSSPILAVEEPKVLSSLKGNFDWDALLNSALNGDLNLNEGGPLSPISLETTVNSAVHSTLKEPQKSNADDFTEENFLATELLHSSWVEDEERLHQDFLCNSTVNINQLFDLEETHF from the exons ATGTGGTCAATGAGCTGTGCAGAATCTTGTTCTGAGGGCTCTCTAGGACTGGAGGAGGAGGTGATTACTGTTGCAATGCAGGCCGAAGAACTACATGAAAGCACAGCTACATGTACAAGTGCTGGATTTGACAACCTAGATGACAGCCTAACTAGTCTTCAGTGGTTACAAGAGTTCTCAATCCTTAATGCCAGTGAAAAACAGCAAGTAAGTTCCAGCCAACTTCAGAGCATATTCTTTGGGGACCAGCTGGGCACAGAAGCTCCTGCATCTCCCCTAGCAGGCGACCCTGCGTCTATTGGCATGCCACTAACTCCAGGCAAGCCCACAGCAGCAGCTGTGTGCCGGATGCCCCCCCTGAGTCCTCTGCCCACCTTTGTTGCTCATGGCCATTGCCCAGATGAAGTTGACTACAAAACCAACCCTCACATTAAGCCCCCATACTCATATGCCATGCTTATTTGCATGGCTATGCAGGCAAGCAAGAGAAGCAAAATCACACTCTCCAGCATTTACAAATGGATCACTGACAACTTCTGCTACTTCCGCCATGCTGACCCTACCTGGCAG AATTCCATCAGACACAATCTGTCACTAAATAAATGCTTCATAAAAGTTCCAAGACAGAAGGATGAACCAGGAAAAGGGGGTTTCTGGAAAATTGACCCACAGTATGCTGAGCGCCTTTTAACTGGGGCTTATAAGAAGAGAAAGATGCCTCCAGTACAGATTAATCCAGCTCTTCAAAACCGAATTAAAGCAGGTTCACAGACTGCTGTGACTGTGCCAACAAGCATTCctgacatttttaatattaatccTGAGTCACAGCAGCTTCTAAATGAATTTGAGGAGATCACTGGAATTGACCAGAACTGGGATCCTCGCCTAGCAGAGGTCACTATGTTTGATTTCTGGGGTTCAGAAAAGaggcaaaagagaaaaaagtcaTTTGGGCACCACTCGGAAGTGCTGCGTCGCTCCAGCTCCCCAATTCTGGCCGTAGAGGAACCTAAGGTTTTAAGCTCTCTAAAGGGCAATTTTGACTGGGATGCTTTGCTGAATTCTGCCCTAAATGGAGACCTTAACTTAAATGAGGGTGGTCCCCTAAGCCCAATAAGCCTGGAGACCACTGTCAATTCTGCTGTACACAGTACGCTAAAAGAACCTCAAAAAAGCAATGCTGATGACTTTACTGAGGAGAACTTTTTAGCTACTGAATTATTACACAGTTCCTGGGTAGAGGACGAAGAGAGGCTTCATCAAGACTTTCTTTGTAATTCCACTGTTAACATTAATCAGCTGTTTGATCTGGAAGAGACACATTTTTGA